A part of Streptomyces sp. NBC_01210 genomic DNA contains:
- a CDS encoding LysM peptidoglycan-binding domain-containing protein, which yields MPKISFLPAALVALLLALVPLRGAYAAPRLPPPPAPGSPGIGSPGIGADAGPPDCAASGWPWSCLAECEGGGNWHINTGNGYYGGLQFWQSTWVKYGGLVYAPRADLATREEQIEVAQEVLRMQGWGAWPACSRKYGLSGRVHTVEPGDTLFAIATRYRITGGWQALYTANKKLIGSSPDRLKADTMLVIPASASASAARRALRPSHPAGPEG from the coding sequence ATGCCGAAGATCAGCTTTTTGCCCGCGGCGCTGGTGGCCCTGCTGCTGGCGCTCGTCCCGTTGCGCGGTGCGTACGCCGCGCCCCGCCTTCCGCCGCCGCCCGCCCCCGGCAGCCCCGGTATCGGCAGTCCCGGTATCGGCGCAGACGCCGGGCCGCCCGACTGTGCCGCCAGTGGCTGGCCCTGGAGCTGCCTCGCCGAGTGCGAGGGCGGCGGAAACTGGCACATCAACACAGGCAACGGCTACTACGGCGGGCTGCAGTTCTGGCAGTCCACCTGGGTGAAGTACGGCGGACTCGTGTACGCGCCGCGCGCCGACCTCGCCACCCGTGAGGAGCAGATCGAGGTGGCGCAGGAGGTGCTGCGTATGCAGGGCTGGGGCGCCTGGCCCGCCTGCTCCAGGAAATACGGGCTCAGCGGCCGGGTCCATACGGTCGAGCCGGGCGACACACTCTTCGCGATCGCCACGCGCTACCGGATCACGGGTGGCTGGCAGGCCCTCTACACGGCTAACAAGAAGCTGATCGGGAGCTCTCCGGACCGGCTCAAGGCAGACACGATGCTGGTCATTCCAGCATCGGCATCGGCATCGGCGGCTCGGCGGGCTCTCCGCCCGTCTCATCCCGCAGGGCCTGAAGGCTGA
- the cmk gene encoding (d)CMP kinase, whose protein sequence is MSDTVESVIVAIDGPSGTGKSSTSKAVAAALGLSYLDTGAQYRAITWWMISNGVDVKDAAAVATAAAKPAIVSGTDPAAPAITVDGVDAAGPIRTQDVTSKVSAVSAVPEVRARITELQRSIAAAAEKGIVVEGRDIGTTVLPDADLKIFLTASPEARAARRSGELKGSDVAATREALIKRDAADSSRKTSPLAKADDAVEVDTTDLTLQQVVECVVTLVEEKRAAR, encoded by the coding sequence GTGTCCGACACCGTGGAATCCGTGATCGTCGCCATCGATGGCCCCTCCGGCACGGGCAAGTCGAGCACCTCCAAGGCCGTCGCCGCCGCTCTGGGGCTGAGCTACCTGGACACCGGTGCGCAGTACCGGGCGATCACCTGGTGGATGATCAGCAACGGCGTCGATGTGAAGGACGCCGCCGCGGTCGCCACCGCCGCCGCCAAGCCCGCCATCGTCTCCGGCACCGACCCCGCCGCCCCGGCCATCACCGTCGACGGCGTGGACGCCGCGGGCCCGATCCGCACCCAGGACGTCACCTCCAAGGTGAGCGCCGTCAGCGCCGTCCCCGAGGTGCGGGCCCGGATCACCGAGCTGCAGCGTTCCATCGCCGCGGCCGCCGAGAAGGGCATCGTCGTCGAGGGACGCGACATCGGCACCACGGTCCTGCCCGACGCGGACCTGAAGATCTTCCTGACCGCTTCGCCGGAGGCTCGCGCCGCCCGCCGGTCCGGCGAGCTGAAGGGCTCCGATGTCGCGGCCACCAGGGAAGCCCTGATCAAGCGGGACGCGGCCGACTCCAGCCGTAAGACCTCGCCGCTCGCCAAGGCGGACGACGCGGTCGAGGTGGACACCACCGACCTGACCCTGCAGCAGGTCGTCGAGTGCGTCGTCACCCTCGTCGAGGAGAAGCGGGCCGCCCGGTGA
- a CDS encoding nucleotidyltransferase domain-containing protein, which produces MPPEPAPAALVRDRTIYSCVMGSRAFGLATDGSDTDRRGIFLAPAPLYWRFDKPPTHIEGPADEQFSWELERFLELALRANPNVLECLHSPLVEHIDDTGRELLALRGAFLSRAAHQTFVRYADGQRKKLEADVARHGAPRWKHAMHLLRLLGSCRDLLRTGELVIDVGADRERLLEVKRGEVPWPRVEAWMTRLAGEADAAAPGSPLPPEPDRDRVEDFLFRTRRTSALQAYADDEVAQGFVGGGLVG; this is translated from the coding sequence ATGCCTCCCGAACCGGCCCCCGCAGCACTCGTACGCGACCGCACGATCTACTCCTGCGTGATGGGGTCGCGCGCCTTCGGGCTGGCCACGGACGGCAGCGACACCGACCGCCGCGGGATCTTCCTCGCCCCGGCCCCGCTCTACTGGCGCTTCGACAAGCCCCCGACCCACATCGAGGGACCGGCCGACGAGCAGTTCTCCTGGGAGCTGGAACGCTTCCTGGAGCTCGCACTGCGCGCCAACCCGAACGTCCTCGAGTGCCTGCACTCCCCGCTCGTCGAGCACATCGACGACACCGGCCGTGAACTGCTCGCCCTGCGCGGGGCATTCCTCTCCCGCGCCGCCCACCAGACCTTCGTGCGCTACGCGGACGGTCAGCGCAAGAAGCTGGAGGCGGACGTCGCCCGGCACGGCGCCCCGCGCTGGAAGCACGCCATGCATCTGCTGCGTCTCCTTGGCAGCTGCCGTGATCTGCTGCGTACGGGCGAGCTGGTGATCGACGTCGGCGCCGACCGGGAGCGGCTGCTCGAGGTCAAGCGGGGCGAGGTGCCGTGGCCGCGGGTCGAGGCGTGGATGACACGCCTCGCCGGTGAGGCCGACGCCGCGGCGCCGGGCTCCCCGCTGCCGCCCGAGCCGGACCGGGACCGGGTCGAGGACTTCCTGTTCCGTACGCGCAGGACCTCAGCTCTCCAGGCGTACGCGGACGACGAAGTCGCGCAAGGCTTCGTAGGCGGTGGGCTCGTCGGGTAG
- a CDS encoding helix-turn-helix transcriptional regulator, whose translation MLETSARLLRLLSLLQAHREWSGSDLADRLGVTPRTVRRDVDRLRELGYPVNASPGTGGGYQLGAGAELPPLLLDDEEAVAVAVGLRTAAGNGIEGIGETSVRALAKLEQVLPTRLRRRVGALNAFTVPMLRSPHGSTVDASVLTELANACRDSERLRFDYLDHSGSATRRSVEPHRLVCTERRWYLVAWDLERADWRTFRADRITPKPPHGPRFAPRTPPAEDLAAYVSRGVSTRAYAAQAVIRLHTSAELAARTIGPSDGVLEAVDDSSCLLRTGAASLDVLVIHVMLMGVDFEVIEPQELTEHIRTVRDRLSRALG comes from the coding sequence ATGTTGGAGACCTCGGCAAGACTGCTGCGCCTGCTCTCATTGCTGCAGGCCCACCGCGAATGGTCCGGCTCCGATCTGGCCGACCGGCTCGGTGTCACGCCGCGCACCGTACGGCGCGATGTCGACCGGCTGCGCGAGCTCGGCTACCCGGTCAACGCCAGCCCCGGCACGGGCGGCGGCTATCAGCTCGGCGCGGGGGCCGAGCTGCCGCCGCTGCTGCTCGACGACGAGGAGGCGGTGGCCGTCGCGGTCGGTCTGCGTACCGCCGCCGGAAACGGCATCGAGGGCATCGGCGAAACGTCCGTACGCGCCCTGGCCAAGCTGGAGCAGGTGCTGCCCACCCGGCTGCGCCGCCGGGTCGGCGCGCTCAACGCCTTTACCGTGCCGATGCTGCGCAGCCCGCACGGCTCCACCGTCGACGCGAGTGTGCTGACCGAGCTGGCCAACGCCTGCCGGGACAGCGAGCGACTGCGTTTCGACTACCTCGACCACAGCGGCTCCGCCACTCGCCGCAGCGTCGAACCGCACCGCCTCGTCTGCACCGAGCGGCGCTGGTATCTCGTCGCCTGGGACCTGGAGCGCGCCGACTGGCGTACGTTCCGGGCCGACCGCATCACGCCGAAGCCGCCGCACGGCCCGCGCTTCGCCCCTCGTACTCCGCCGGCCGAGGATCTCGCCGCGTATGTCTCCCGTGGCGTCTCCACCCGCGCCTACGCGGCACAGGCGGTCATCCGGCTCCATACGTCCGCCGAGCTGGCCGCCCGGACCATCGGCCCGTCCGACGGGGTGCTCGAGGCGGTCGACGACAGCAGCTGTCTGCTGCGCACCGGAGCCGCGAGCCTGGATGTGCTGGTCATCCATGTGATGCTGATGGGCGTGGACTTCGAGGTGATCGAGCCGCAGGAGCTGACCGAGCACATCAGGACGGTGCGGGACCGGCTGTCCCGGGCCCTCGGTTGA
- a CDS encoding DUF952 domain-containing protein: MLFHVVPVDEWTADVDRPYAPASLTTDGFVHCSPDGPAALAIANGPFRDLPDLLVLLIDETALGSEVRWEGSEDMLFPHVYGPIERAAVTGVLAVRRDTDGHARELTPWA; encoded by the coding sequence ATGCTCTTTCATGTCGTACCCGTGGACGAGTGGACGGCGGACGTGGACCGTCCGTACGCCCCGGCCTCGCTGACCACCGACGGCTTTGTGCACTGCTCGCCCGACGGGCCGGCCGCACTCGCCATCGCCAACGGCCCGTTCCGTGACCTGCCTGACCTGCTGGTGCTTCTCATCGACGAGACCGCGCTCGGCTCCGAGGTCCGCTGGGAGGGTTCCGAGGACATGCTCTTCCCGCATGTGTACGGGCCGATCGAGCGGGCGGCCGTCACCGGAGTGCTCGCGGTGCGCCGGGACACGGACGGCCACGCGCGGGAGCTCACGCCCTGGGCGTGA
- a CDS encoding glycosyltransferase family 4 protein: MHISFLLHNAYGIGGTIRTAFNLAHALAQQHDVEIVSVFRHRDEPTLGAPAGVTMKHLVDLRRNSPDYDGNHPDYKRPAKVFPRGDGRHKQYSRLTDARIAAHLGSLRADVVIGTRPGLNVHIARQTRNGPVRVAQEHLTLDSHGYRLRREIGHRYRLLDAVTTVTEADAGSYRTQLKLRGVRIDSVPNSVPVPTVAPADASSKWIVAAGRLTKVKRYDVLVKAFSKVVAARPDWRLRIYGSGDATGNEKSALHALIEERGLHNHVFLMGPANPLEPEWVKGSIAAVTSSMESFGMTIVEAMRCGVPVVSTDCPHGPGEIIEDGVDGRLVPVGDVDAIADALLELINDDELRRRTGRAALTASARFDPARIAERHEALFTELVARARSGRSRSAPRDALHRGRGAVYDAVYSLRYLAADAIRKRKKTS; this comes from the coding sequence ATGCACATCTCTTTCCTGCTCCACAACGCGTATGGCATCGGCGGGACGATCCGGACGGCGTTCAACCTGGCCCATGCCCTGGCTCAGCAGCACGACGTCGAGATCGTCTCCGTCTTCCGTCACCGTGACGAGCCCACCCTCGGCGCCCCCGCCGGCGTCACCATGAAGCACCTGGTCGATCTGCGCAGAAACAGCCCCGACTACGACGGCAACCACCCGGACTACAAGCGCCCGGCGAAGGTCTTCCCGCGCGGCGACGGCCGGCACAAGCAGTACAGCCGCCTCACCGACGCCCGGATCGCCGCCCACTTGGGATCCCTCCGGGCCGATGTCGTGATCGGCACCCGGCCCGGGCTCAATGTCCATATCGCCCGCCAGACCAGGAACGGCCCGGTCCGTGTCGCTCAGGAGCACCTCACGCTGGACAGCCACGGCTACCGGCTCCGCCGCGAGATCGGCCACCGCTACCGCTTGCTCGACGCTGTCACCACTGTCACCGAGGCGGACGCCGGGTCCTACCGCACGCAGCTGAAGCTGCGCGGCGTACGCATCGACTCCGTCCCCAACAGCGTGCCCGTGCCCACCGTCGCTCCGGCCGACGCCTCCAGCAAATGGATCGTCGCGGCAGGCCGGCTGACCAAGGTCAAGCGGTACGACGTGCTGGTCAAGGCCTTCTCCAAGGTGGTCGCGGCCCGCCCCGACTGGCGGCTGCGGATCTACGGCAGCGGAGACGCGACGGGCAACGAGAAGAGCGCCCTGCACGCCCTCATCGAGGAGCGCGGGCTGCACAACCATGTCTTCCTGATGGGGCCTGCCAATCCGCTCGAACCGGAGTGGGTCAAGGGTTCGATCGCCGCTGTGACCTCCAGCATGGAGTCGTTCGGCATGACCATCGTCGAGGCGATGCGCTGCGGCGTCCCCGTCGTCTCCACCGACTGCCCGCACGGGCCCGGCGAGATCATCGAGGACGGTGTCGACGGCCGGCTGGTGCCGGTCGGCGACGTGGACGCGATCGCCGACGCACTGCTCGAGCTGATCAACGACGACGAACTGCGCCGGCGCACAGGCCGGGCGGCGCTCACCGCATCCGCCCGCTTCGACCCGGCGAGGATCGCGGAGCGCCATGAGGCCCTCTTCACCGAGCTGGTCGCACGCGCCAGGAGCGGCCGTTCGCGCAGCGCGCCGCGCGACGCGCTGCACCGCGGCCGGGGCGCGGTGTACGACGCGGTCTACTCCCTGCGCTATCTGGCCGCCGACGCGATCCGGAAAAGGAAGAAGACCTCATGA
- a CDS encoding DUF6529 family protein has protein sequence MSYGPPVDPNARTASFPGSPNNHASTGAARFLVPALVAAAVAVGLGAYGKVHDPAGTAFNLAGFSSTGAVKSWLGTAALAFAVVQVGSAFAMYGRLPGVRAASWTPALHRWSGRIAFLLAVPVAVHCLYGLGYQTYSTRVMWHSLLGCFFFGVFSAKMLLLRAERLPGWLLPVVGGAAFTALTVIWLTSALWFFRTMGVTT, from the coding sequence ATGAGTTACGGTCCCCCCGTCGACCCCAACGCCCGCACCGCCTCGTTCCCGGGGAGCCCGAACAACCACGCGAGCACGGGGGCCGCACGCTTCCTCGTCCCCGCTCTCGTCGCCGCCGCGGTCGCGGTCGGCCTCGGGGCATACGGAAAGGTGCACGATCCGGCGGGCACGGCCTTCAACCTCGCCGGCTTCAGCAGCACCGGGGCGGTCAAGTCCTGGCTGGGCACGGCGGCCCTCGCCTTCGCCGTCGTCCAGGTCGGCTCGGCGTTCGCGATGTACGGCAGGCTGCCGGGCGTACGCGCCGCCTCCTGGACCCCCGCACTGCACCGCTGGTCGGGCAGGATCGCCTTTCTGCTCGCCGTGCCCGTCGCCGTCCACTGCCTGTACGGACTGGGCTATCAGACGTACAGCACGCGCGTTATGTGGCACTCGCTGCTGGGTTGCTTCTTCTTCGGCGTTTTCAGCGCCAAGATGCTCCTGCTGCGAGCGGAACGGCTGCCTGGCTGGCTGCTGCCGGTCGTCGGCGGAGCCGCCTTCACGGCGCTCACGGTGATCTGGCTGACCTCGGCGCTGTGGTTCTTCCGCACGATGGGGGTCACGACATAG
- the aroH gene encoding chorismate mutase, with protein sequence MAVRAVRGAVQLERDEAGHMDEQVSELLTAILERNGLGADDLISVWFTATPDLHSDFPAAAARKLGIVDVPLICAQELDIVGAMPRVVRILAHVESELPKSEIAHVYLGAAAALRKDIAQ encoded by the coding sequence GTGGCGGTACGAGCGGTCCGTGGAGCCGTCCAGCTGGAACGGGATGAGGCCGGACACATGGACGAGCAGGTCAGCGAGCTGCTCACCGCCATCCTGGAGCGGAACGGACTCGGCGCGGACGATCTCATCAGCGTCTGGTTCACGGCCACACCCGATCTGCACAGCGACTTTCCGGCAGCCGCCGCGCGCAAGCTCGGCATCGTCGACGTACCGCTGATCTGCGCGCAGGAGCTGGACATCGTCGGAGCCATGCCGCGCGTCGTACGGATACTCGCGCACGTGGAGTCCGAGCTGCCCAAGTCAGAGATCGCGCATGTGTACCTCGGTGCCGCGGCCGCCCTCCGCAAGGACATCGCCCAGTGA
- a CDS encoding lysophospholipid acyltransferase family protein — protein MRRHPRRGEAGRPVTAPSEKGAAVGRGIGIGLMYGLWRPRVLGAWRVPAAGPVILAVNHSHNIDGPMLMGTAPRPVHFLIKKEAFVGPLDPFLLGIGQLKVDRTTADRTAITNALSVLENGGVLGIFPEGTRGEGDFASLRAGLAYFAVRSGAPILPVAVLGSTERRGRLIKALPALRSKVDVVFGEAFEAGDGSGRRTRKALDDATVRIQERLTAHLENAKRLTGR, from the coding sequence GTGCGTCGTCACCCTCGTCGAGGAGAAGCGGGCCGCCCGGTGACGGCACCGTCCGAGAAGGGCGCGGCGGTCGGCCGGGGTATCGGCATCGGGCTGATGTACGGGCTGTGGAGGCCGCGGGTGCTGGGCGCCTGGCGGGTTCCGGCGGCCGGACCGGTGATCCTCGCGGTGAACCACTCGCACAACATCGACGGGCCGATGCTCATGGGCACCGCCCCCCGTCCCGTGCACTTCCTGATCAAGAAGGAGGCGTTCGTCGGTCCCCTCGACCCGTTCCTGCTCGGAATCGGTCAGCTCAAAGTGGACCGTACGACCGCCGACCGCACCGCCATCACCAACGCGCTGAGCGTGCTGGAGAACGGCGGAGTCCTCGGTATCTTCCCCGAGGGCACCAGAGGCGAAGGCGACTTCGCCTCGCTCCGCGCCGGGCTCGCCTACTTCGCGGTACGCAGCGGGGCGCCGATCCTCCCGGTGGCGGTGCTGGGAAGCACCGAGCGCCGCGGACGGTTGATAAAGGCGCTGCCCGCGCTGCGCAGCAAGGTCGACGTCGTCTTCGGCGAGGCCTTCGAAGCGGGCGACGGCAGCGGTCGGCGCACCCGCAAGGCGCTGGACGACGCCACCGTACGGATCCAGGAGCGGCTGACCGCCCACCTGGAAAACGCCAAGCGTCTCACCGGGCGCTAG
- the der gene encoding ribosome biogenesis GTPase Der, giving the protein MNDQIHSGDEHGELGDAEYAEFMELAAEEGFDVDDVENAIGEAGHGPLPVLAVVGRPNVGKSTLVNRIIGRREAVVEDKPGVTRDRVTYEAEWAGRRFKVVDTGGWEQDVLGIDASVAAQAEYAIEAADAVVFVVDSTVGATDTDEAVVKLLRRAGKPVVLCANKVDGPSGEADATALWSLGLGQPHPVSSLHGRGTGDMLDAVLEALPEAPAQTFGNAVGGPRRIALIGRPNVGKSSLLNKVANEERVVVNEIAGTTRDPVDELIELGGITWKFVDTAGIRRRVHLQEGADYYASLRTAAAVEKAEVAVVLIDATESISVQDQRIITMAVEAGRAMVVAFNKWDNLDEERRYYLEREIETELGQIAWAPRVNVSARTGRHMEKLVPAIETALTGWETRVPTGRLNAFLGEIVASHPHPIRGGKQPRILFGTQAGTKPPRFVLFTSGFLEHGYRRFVERRLREEFGFEGTPIHISVRVREKRGRKK; this is encoded by the coding sequence ATGAACGACCAGATCCACTCCGGCGACGAGCACGGGGAGCTTGGCGACGCCGAGTACGCGGAGTTCATGGAGCTCGCCGCGGAAGAGGGCTTCGACGTCGACGACGTCGAGAACGCGATCGGCGAGGCCGGTCACGGCCCGCTGCCCGTCCTCGCCGTCGTCGGCCGCCCCAATGTCGGCAAGTCGACCTTGGTGAACCGCATCATCGGCCGCCGCGAGGCCGTCGTCGAGGACAAGCCCGGCGTCACCCGCGACCGCGTCACCTACGAGGCCGAGTGGGCGGGCCGCCGCTTCAAGGTCGTCGACACCGGCGGCTGGGAGCAGGACGTCCTCGGCATCGACGCCTCCGTAGCCGCCCAGGCCGAGTACGCGATCGAGGCCGCCGACGCGGTCGTCTTCGTCGTGGACTCCACGGTCGGCGCCACCGACACCGACGAGGCCGTCGTCAAGCTGCTGCGCCGGGCCGGCAAGCCCGTCGTGCTCTGCGCCAACAAGGTCGACGGGCCGAGCGGCGAGGCGGACGCGACCGCCCTGTGGTCGCTCGGTCTCGGCCAGCCGCACCCCGTCTCCTCGCTGCACGGCCGCGGTACGGGCGACATGCTCGACGCCGTCCTGGAGGCGCTCCCCGAGGCCCCGGCCCAGACCTTCGGCAACGCCGTCGGCGGCCCGCGCCGTATCGCCCTGATCGGCCGCCCGAACGTGGGTAAGTCCTCGCTGCTGAACAAGGTGGCCAACGAGGAACGGGTCGTCGTCAACGAGATCGCCGGCACCACCCGTGACCCGGTCGACGAGCTGATCGAACTCGGCGGTATCACCTGGAAGTTCGTCGACACGGCGGGCATCCGCCGCCGCGTCCACCTCCAGGAGGGCGCGGACTACTACGCCTCGCTGCGTACCGCCGCCGCCGTGGAAAAGGCGGAGGTCGCGGTCGTACTGATCGACGCGACCGAGTCCATCAGCGTCCAGGACCAGCGGATCATCACCATGGCCGTCGAGGCGGGCCGCGCGATGGTCGTCGCGTTCAACAAGTGGGACAACCTCGACGAGGAGCGCCGCTACTACCTCGAGCGCGAGATCGAGACCGAGCTCGGGCAGATCGCCTGGGCGCCGCGGGTCAACGTCTCCGCCCGTACCGGCCGCCACATGGAGAAGCTGGTCCCGGCGATCGAGACGGCGCTGACGGGCTGGGAGACCCGGGTCCCCACCGGTCGGCTCAACGCCTTCCTCGGCGAGATCGTCGCCTCGCACCCGCACCCCATCCGCGGTGGCAAGCAGCCCCGCATCCTCTTCGGCACGCAGGCCGGCACCAAGCCGCCGCGGTTCGTGCTCTTCACCTCCGGCTTCCTGGAGCACGGCTACCGGCGCTTCGTCGAGCGCCGGCTGCGTGAGGAGTTCGGCTTCGAGGGCACCCCGATCCACATCTCGGTTCGGGTGCGCGAGAAGCGCGGCCGCAAGAAGTGA
- a CDS encoding Rieske (2Fe-2S) protein, translated as METPRRTVLAVGAAGAAALVTGCSKYGDEGGGSTSEQPTPAAPKTGEPPNSPAPAAGEELAKTSVIPVGGGKIFGDRKVVVTQPTSGDFKAFSAICTHQGCTVNKVADGTIDCPCHGSKFSIENASVVDGPAPRPLPPKQITVSGDTIMLT; from the coding sequence ATGGAGACTCCGCGACGTACGGTGCTGGCGGTGGGCGCGGCGGGTGCCGCCGCGCTGGTGACCGGCTGCAGCAAATACGGCGACGAGGGCGGCGGTTCCACCTCCGAGCAGCCGACGCCCGCAGCGCCCAAGACCGGCGAGCCGCCGAACAGCCCGGCACCTGCGGCCGGCGAGGAGCTCGCCAAGACCTCCGTCATCCCGGTCGGCGGCGGAAAGATCTTCGGTGACCGGAAGGTCGTCGTGACGCAGCCGACGTCGGGCGACTTCAAGGCCTTCTCGGCCATCTGCACCCATCAGGGCTGCACGGTCAACAAGGTCGCGGACGGCACCATCGACTGCCCCTGCCACGGCAGCAAGTTCAGCATCGAGAACGCCTCCGTCGTCGACGGCCCCGCGCCCAGGCCGCTGCCGCCGAAGCAGATCACCGTTTCCGGGGACACCATCATGCTGACCTAG
- a CDS encoding transglycosylase family protein yields the protein MFTSSRSIRRRDTAALVGAALVAPLALLASTGEARAADNGVWDRIASCESGGNWHINTGNGYYGGLQFSAGTWRAYGGGAYASTADKASKGQQIAVAAKVQRAQGWGAWPTCAARADAYGTAPAASEAAAPKAHTNAKTKAKVRTKANVQAEAPAKAPERASNHTGRGSARGGDYTVRRGDTLSGIAAAHGADWRVLYAANKTVIGGDPNLIVPGQKLAL from the coding sequence ATGTTCACGAGTTCCCGTTCCATACGCAGGCGTGACACAGCAGCGCTCGTGGGTGCCGCACTGGTGGCACCGCTGGCACTGCTCGCCTCCACGGGCGAGGCCCGGGCGGCGGACAACGGAGTATGGGACCGCATCGCATCGTGCGAGAGCGGCGGAAACTGGCACATCAACACAGGCAACGGCTACTACGGCGGGCTGCAGTTCTCCGCCGGCACCTGGCGCGCCTACGGTGGCGGGGCGTACGCGTCCACCGCCGACAAGGCGAGCAAGGGGCAGCAGATCGCCGTCGCCGCGAAGGTCCAGCGGGCGCAGGGCTGGGGCGCATGGCCCACCTGCGCGGCGCGGGCCGACGCGTACGGCACTGCACCGGCGGCATCCGAGGCCGCCGCTCCCAAGGCCCACACCAACGCCAAGACCAAGGCCAAGGTCAGGACCAAGGCCAATGTCCAGGCCGAGGCTCCGGCAAAGGCGCCGGAGCGGGCATCGAACCACACCGGCCGCGGCAGCGCCCGCGGCGGCGACTACACCGTCCGCCGCGGCGACACCCTGAGCGGGATCGCCGCCGCGCACGGCGCGGACTGGCGCGTCCTGTACGCCGCCAACAAGACCGTCATCGGCGGTGATCCGAACCTCATCGTGCCCGGGCAGAAGCTCGCTCTCTGA
- a CDS encoding prephenate dehydrogenase has translation MRTAVVIGTGLIGTSAALALAGRGVAVHLADHDPERSRTAAALGAGTDQPPEGRVDLAIVAVPPAHVATALAEAMRSGVARGYLDVASVKGGPRRELEALGLDLSGYIGTHPMAGKERSGPLAGTADLFEGRPWVLTPTRDTDTEVLNLALELVALCRAVPVVMDADAHDRAVALVSHTPQLISSMVAARLEEADDTAVRLCGQGIRDVTRIAASDPRMWVEILSANPGPVADVLAGVAADLDETVQALRALQSSDQSKRQGGAEGIEDVLRRGNAGRVRVPGKHGQAPTSYEIVAVLISDQPGELARIFADAGRAGVNIEDVRIEHATGQQAGLVQLMVEPTAATVLTASLRERGWSIRQ, from the coding sequence GTGAGAACCGCCGTCGTCATCGGAACCGGTCTGATCGGCACGTCCGCGGCCCTCGCTCTGGCGGGCCGCGGAGTCGCCGTCCACCTCGCCGACCACGATCCGGAGCGGTCTCGTACCGCTGCCGCACTCGGAGCCGGGACGGACCAGCCGCCGGAGGGACGGGTCGACCTGGCGATCGTCGCCGTACCGCCGGCGCATGTGGCCACCGCGCTCGCCGAAGCGATGCGCAGCGGGGTCGCCCGCGGCTACCTCGACGTGGCGAGTGTGAAGGGCGGGCCGCGCCGCGAGCTGGAGGCGCTCGGCCTCGACCTGAGCGGCTACATCGGTACGCATCCGATGGCGGGCAAGGAGCGCTCGGGCCCGCTCGCGGGCACGGCGGACCTGTTCGAGGGCCGCCCATGGGTGCTCACGCCCACGCGCGACACGGACACCGAGGTCCTCAACCTCGCCCTCGAGCTGGTGGCGCTCTGCCGTGCCGTCCCGGTGGTCATGGACGCCGACGCGCACGACCGGGCGGTCGCCCTGGTCTCCCACACCCCTCAGCTGATCTCCTCGATGGTCGCGGCGCGTCTCGAGGAGGCGGACGACACGGCAGTACGGCTCTGTGGCCAGGGCATCCGCGATGTCACACGGATCGCGGCCTCCGACCCCCGGATGTGGGTCGAGATCCTCTCGGCGAACCCGGGCCCGGTGGCCGATGTACTGGCCGGGGTCGCGGCGGACCTGGACGAGACGGTCCAGGCGCTGCGGGCCCTGCAGTCCTCGGACCAGTCCAAGCGCCAGGGCGGCGCGGAGGGCATCGAGGACGTCCTGCGCCGCGGCAACGCGGGCCGGGTCCGGGTCCCCGGCAAGCACGGCCAGGCCCCGACGTCGTACGAGATCGTGGCGGTCCTGATCAGCGACCAGCCGGGGGAGCTGGCCCGTATCTTCGCGGACGCCGGCCGCGCGGGCGTGAACATCGAGGACGTCCGTATCGAGCATGCGACGGGCCAGCAGGCGGGCCTGGTGCAATTGATGGTGGAGCCGACGGCGGCGACGGTCCTCACGGCATCCCTGCGGGAGAGGGGCTGGTCGATCCGGCAGTAG